tttattttttacaaattaataaaattcataattttttttttttaattgcaaaaatttttaagatgcGACtgaatcacagtggatacactgtgtttacccggtggtgaaatgtaacaaacccaccgtgtaaccacggtagatccacggtgtttacacttccacggtgtttccaccgtgattcaaatctgcgagggttcTGGCATgatagtcattcaccttaattttgacttgctgaactaagtcgaaaaaaagttatttcgtTGCCTCACTTTCgcctttatatataaaaattatttcactttagttttgactttttcgccttataatttaagtcgaataagtctaaaccaagtcaatttcgacttgatcttgattttttcgtcttaaatcgtgactaagtaagccagttaagtctaacccaaggcgaaaactcaatgtattttatatctccgtaaaaaaagtcgagtttgttttgtgaaaaacggctccaaatttcgacttggtaaatcaagtctaaatcaagttttatttttgacccgggtatatatatctatgtaaatTTAACATTAATGGTTAACCCTACACCCCCGTAGGCGGGCTTATAACGCGACTCGACTGTACATGACATTCGTTGTATAGCTGTCCCGTAGAAAGTTTGGGATTTTGCCCTACCGCAATTATTCCTTCTCtactacaatatttttccttcTCTACTACAATATTTGGATTTGCATGCGCAGAATATCTTTTTAAGAATATTATAATAGAGGGGGAAATAACAATGGTGGCAAAACACTTAATTTCAAAAgcaaagaaatttaaaattatttataataatttatttaattaatttttcattcttataatacatctaatttatttaattatttataatttatgaaacgAGTAGTCAAATAGCATCGAAGCTTttcgttaaaattaaaaaaattaataatttaatttatttatttattgattaaataattaacagaattcgtgaatacattaattaataaatttttatttttcatttaagcTTTAATCCATTGCTCAACATAATCAAGAGTCCgcttcagaatttttttttccgaaattcTCAATtgaagaatcatttttttagttggCGGCATCGTTGTACTCAGCAGATCTAAATCTTcctgaaaatagtcaaaaaaaaagtaattaataattagtattctatttaaattttttagcggcAAGTTCAAGGGTCGCTCCACTGCGCGCTTCGAAACGAGAAttctcgaaaaaaaatctgacatttaaaaaatttttatttactaaaaaaaatttgcaaataatttcaaaaattttatttatttattttgtaaaattaaaaaaaaaaatcctttccCGGCCGTCAGCGCGCGgatcttaaattatttttatttaaaaaaaaatgctagcAGTCAGTTAccaaatttcataaaattaaaaaaaaattctttaaaattttgtcatctaaatttaaaaaaaaaaaattttaattccagtaattctattttttttaaattactcgtTTTCGGAGCGCGCGCACTAGAGTAaccgccaaaaaaaaaatttgaaaattacctCTAAAGTTGTCGGATAATTAGCAATTAAAAGTTTCAATCTCATCTGCAAAAACTTTTTAACATTATCTTCAACTACAGTATCAAGTGAGCAGTCGCGATGTTtcaaatcaaatattttttctgattgaatccaATGATCTAGATCATTTTTCCTCATACTGAATACCCGTAAAAATGACAGCATCTGATCGGAAATCGGGTCGCTTGAATTTTTCAGCAAAAATGTCATTGTCGTTGTGTCGAACCCCAGCTTCTCGAGCAGAGTCGTACGCTCATGGTACAGAGAGTCCGATTTGCTGATACCCAGTCTCAATTTGAACCCGTCGTCTTTATTCTCCACGGGAACGAACCCCGAGTGGACGAAAAAATCGGAATTTGTCCTCGAGccgtaatttataaatatttgatccCCTGTTTTAAAATCACGCATCGCGTAACAATCGCAGGTGTCTGAGTTTACGTTGAAGTCCGTTGTAATCTGagtaattaaacataaaaaatgacaTTCATTAAActgttttattaaacaattaattgtaataaatatttttttataaattcttacaTTTCCGTCCTCATGATTGCACATATCCCACATTGGTATGAGTGCGTGGATCATTTGGGTGCCATTTTTACTGGGTATTATATTTTGTCTTGTCATTACTGTAGAAACTGCCCAACTTAAAcagacaaataaattttttaatacacagaaaaaaaaaattacagattcaaataataaatcaagAATTTTCTAATTTGATAGAATGAaaattagaataatttttttaaaaatggccTCGTTATTTATCCTactttcttataaaaaaaaaatctaattattttactggTTTCAATTAATAgcctttgaaaaaattgtaattagctacacagaaaaaaaggatttcttggcataagaaaaatttttcatcatgaaatgaaatgaaaaattttctcaggactaGAAATATCtgtttcttggctcaagaaaattttttctcgcaccaagaaaatttctgttttcactttataatgcgaaaaatttattagcgcaagtaaaaattttcttagggcgagtgaaaattttttgcgtcaagaaatcctttttttctgagtaTGAAATTACCGAAATAGTAAACAATTTCCGGCTTTAATggataaaaatcataaataatgtcacttccataaaatataataattatgatgccGAGTAATGAAAGGAAatagactttttttattggcaataaaaataaacaactcGTGATTTACTTAGCCTACATTTCGCATAagtgaaaaattatgaaattactGGTTATCGATTTCTATCATTTACGAtaggaaaagtttttttttttatgtttattagtAAATCCGcatattttatgttaattagAATCTGCCTCTAGCggacagaattaaaatttttatctgtatacagaaaaaaataatttcttgatgca
The Microplitis mediator isolate UGA2020A chromosome 6, iyMicMedi2.1, whole genome shotgun sequence genome window above contains:
- the LOC130669550 gene encoding actin-histidine N-methyltransferase — protein: MGRKKSYPSKIKQQKKISPVKKNEILVQCDKLLRLCSDPEYSTQLWENYLEITAVLEKVKRLEEMKISTSKRSVAIEQFVKWLQDNKANYSGTSIAEFPGYELGLKAEKNLNANDLLMQIPGSIIFNCETAAPELVALQNDPLIQHMPQVALAIALLIERHKDNSKWKPYLNILPANYCTVLFMTTSDMIELKGSPTLEAALKHCRNIARQYSYFNQLFNKNNSPVSELLRDVFTYEEYCWAVSTVMTRQNIIPSKNGTQMIHALIPMWDMCNHEDGNITTDFNVNSDTCDCYAMRDFKTGDQIFINYGSRTNSDFFVHSGFVPVENKDDGFKLRLGISKSDSLYHERTTLLEKLGFDTTTMTFLLKNSSDPISDQMLSFLRVFSMRKNDLDHWIQSEKIFDLKHRDCSLDTVVEDNVKKFLQMRLKLLIANYPTTLEEDLDLLSTTMPPTKKMILQLRISEKKILKRTLDYVEQWIKA